In a genomic window of Rhinopithecus roxellana isolate Shanxi Qingling chromosome 2, ASM756505v1, whole genome shotgun sequence:
- the CASP6 gene encoding caspase-6 isoform X1: MSSASGLRGVHPAGGEQNMTETDAFYRREMFDPAEKYKMDHRRRGIALIFNHERFFWHLTLPERRGTCTDRDNLTRRFSDLGFEVKCFNDLKAEELLLKIHEVSTSSHADADCFVCVFLSHGEGNHIYAYDAKIEIQTLTGLFKGDKCQSLVGKPKIFIIQACRGDQHDVPVVPLDAVDNQIDKLDTNITEVDAASVYTLPAGADFLMCYSVAEGYYSHRETVNGSWYIQDLCEMLGKYGSSLEFTELLTLVNRKVSQRRVDFCKDPSAIGKKQVPCFASMLTKKLHFFPKSN, encoded by the exons ATGAGCTCGGCGTCAGGGCTCCGCGGGGTGCACCCCGCAG GTGGGGAACAAAACATGACAGAAACAGATGCCTTCTATAGAAG AGAAATGTTTGATCCGGCAGAAAAGTACAAAATGGACCACAGGAGGAGAGGAATTGCTTTGATCTTCAATCATGAGAGGTTCTTTTGGCACTTAACACTGCCAGAAAGGCGGGGCACCTGCACAGACAGAGACAATCTTACCCGCAG GTTTTCAGATCTAGGATTTGAAGTGAAATGCTTTAATGATCTTAAAGCAGAAGAACTACTGCTCAAAATTCATGAGG TGTCAACCTCTAGCCACGCAGATGCCGattgttttgtgtgtgtcttcCTGAGCCATGGCGAAGGCAATCACATTTATGCATATGATGCTAAAATCGAAATTCAGACATTAACTGGCTTGTTCAAAGGAGACAAGTGTCAGAGCCTGGTTGGAAAACCCAAGATATTTATCATTCAG GCATGTCGGGGAGACCAGCACGATGTGCCAGTCGTTCCTTTGGATGCAGTAGATAATCAGATAGACAAGCTGGACACCAACATAACTGAGGTAGATGCAGCCTCCGTTTACACGCTGCCTGCTGGAGCTGACTTCCTTATGTGTTACTCCGTTGCAGAAG GGTATTATTCTCACCGGGAAACTGTGAACGGCTCATGGTACATTCAGGATTTGTGTGAGATGTTGGGAAAATATGGCTCCTCCTTAGAGTTCACAGAACTCCTCACACTGGTGAACAGGAAAGTTTCTCAGCGCCGAGTGGACTTTTGCAAAGATCCAAGTGCGATTGGAAAGAAGCAGGTTCCCTGCTTTGCCTCAATGCTAACTAAAAAGCTTCATTTCTTTCCAAAATCTAATTAA
- the CASP6 gene encoding caspase-6 isoform X2 produces MTETDAFYRREMFDPAEKYKMDHRRRGIALIFNHERFFWHLTLPERRGTCTDRDNLTRRFSDLGFEVKCFNDLKAEELLLKIHEVSTSSHADADCFVCVFLSHGEGNHIYAYDAKIEIQTLTGLFKGDKCQSLVGKPKIFIIQACRGDQHDVPVVPLDAVDNQIDKLDTNITEVDAASVYTLPAGADFLMCYSVAEGYYSHRETVNGSWYIQDLCEMLGKYGSSLEFTELLTLVNRKVSQRRVDFCKDPSAIGKKQVPCFASMLTKKLHFFPKSN; encoded by the exons ATGACAGAAACAGATGCCTTCTATAGAAG AGAAATGTTTGATCCGGCAGAAAAGTACAAAATGGACCACAGGAGGAGAGGAATTGCTTTGATCTTCAATCATGAGAGGTTCTTTTGGCACTTAACACTGCCAGAAAGGCGGGGCACCTGCACAGACAGAGACAATCTTACCCGCAG GTTTTCAGATCTAGGATTTGAAGTGAAATGCTTTAATGATCTTAAAGCAGAAGAACTACTGCTCAAAATTCATGAGG TGTCAACCTCTAGCCACGCAGATGCCGattgttttgtgtgtgtcttcCTGAGCCATGGCGAAGGCAATCACATTTATGCATATGATGCTAAAATCGAAATTCAGACATTAACTGGCTTGTTCAAAGGAGACAAGTGTCAGAGCCTGGTTGGAAAACCCAAGATATTTATCATTCAG GCATGTCGGGGAGACCAGCACGATGTGCCAGTCGTTCCTTTGGATGCAGTAGATAATCAGATAGACAAGCTGGACACCAACATAACTGAGGTAGATGCAGCCTCCGTTTACACGCTGCCTGCTGGAGCTGACTTCCTTATGTGTTACTCCGTTGCAGAAG GGTATTATTCTCACCGGGAAACTGTGAACGGCTCATGGTACATTCAGGATTTGTGTGAGATGTTGGGAAAATATGGCTCCTCCTTAGAGTTCACAGAACTCCTCACACTGGTGAACAGGAAAGTTTCTCAGCGCCGAGTGGACTTTTGCAAAGATCCAAGTGCGATTGGAAAGAAGCAGGTTCCCTGCTTTGCCTCAATGCTAACTAAAAAGCTTCATTTCTTTCCAAAATCTAATTAA
- the CASP6 gene encoding caspase-6 isoform X3 — MFDPAEKYKMDHRRRGIALIFNHERFFWHLTLPERRGTCTDRDNLTRRFSDLGFEVKCFNDLKAEELLLKIHEVSTSSHADADCFVCVFLSHGEGNHIYAYDAKIEIQTLTGLFKGDKCQSLVGKPKIFIIQACRGDQHDVPVVPLDAVDNQIDKLDTNITEVDAASVYTLPAGADFLMCYSVAEGYYSHRETVNGSWYIQDLCEMLGKYGSSLEFTELLTLVNRKVSQRRVDFCKDPSAIGKKQVPCFASMLTKKLHFFPKSN, encoded by the exons ATGTTTGATCCGGCAGAAAAGTACAAAATGGACCACAGGAGGAGAGGAATTGCTTTGATCTTCAATCATGAGAGGTTCTTTTGGCACTTAACACTGCCAGAAAGGCGGGGCACCTGCACAGACAGAGACAATCTTACCCGCAG GTTTTCAGATCTAGGATTTGAAGTGAAATGCTTTAATGATCTTAAAGCAGAAGAACTACTGCTCAAAATTCATGAGG TGTCAACCTCTAGCCACGCAGATGCCGattgttttgtgtgtgtcttcCTGAGCCATGGCGAAGGCAATCACATTTATGCATATGATGCTAAAATCGAAATTCAGACATTAACTGGCTTGTTCAAAGGAGACAAGTGTCAGAGCCTGGTTGGAAAACCCAAGATATTTATCATTCAG GCATGTCGGGGAGACCAGCACGATGTGCCAGTCGTTCCTTTGGATGCAGTAGATAATCAGATAGACAAGCTGGACACCAACATAACTGAGGTAGATGCAGCCTCCGTTTACACGCTGCCTGCTGGAGCTGACTTCCTTATGTGTTACTCCGTTGCAGAAG GGTATTATTCTCACCGGGAAACTGTGAACGGCTCATGGTACATTCAGGATTTGTGTGAGATGTTGGGAAAATATGGCTCCTCCTTAGAGTTCACAGAACTCCTCACACTGGTGAACAGGAAAGTTTCTCAGCGCCGAGTGGACTTTTGCAAAGATCCAAGTGCGATTGGAAAGAAGCAGGTTCCCTGCTTTGCCTCAATGCTAACTAAAAAGCTTCATTTCTTTCCAAAATCTAATTAA
- the CASP6 gene encoding caspase-6 isoform X4 yields MSSASGLRGVHPAGGEQNMTETDAFYRREMFDPAEKYKMDHRRRGIALIFNHERFFWHLTLPERRGTCTDRDNLTRRFSDLGFEVKCFNDLKAEELLLKIHEVSTSSHADADCFVCVFLSHGEGNHIYAYDAKIEIQTLTGLFKGDKCQSLVGKPKIFIIQDDIKESHWKRYLLTKECRARQPHQTKFASLGGGEHINQWKEWKNKALLVLSCLIPFTLPLKPRLFLCCQIGFRDKSIFYRCDSSCL; encoded by the exons ATGAGCTCGGCGTCAGGGCTCCGCGGGGTGCACCCCGCAG GTGGGGAACAAAACATGACAGAAACAGATGCCTTCTATAGAAG AGAAATGTTTGATCCGGCAGAAAAGTACAAAATGGACCACAGGAGGAGAGGAATTGCTTTGATCTTCAATCATGAGAGGTTCTTTTGGCACTTAACACTGCCAGAAAGGCGGGGCACCTGCACAGACAGAGACAATCTTACCCGCAG GTTTTCAGATCTAGGATTTGAAGTGAAATGCTTTAATGATCTTAAAGCAGAAGAACTACTGCTCAAAATTCATGAGG TGTCAACCTCTAGCCACGCAGATGCCGattgttttgtgtgtgtcttcCTGAGCCATGGCGAAGGCAATCACATTTATGCATATGATGCTAAAATCGAAATTCAGACATTAACTGGCTTGTTCAAAGGAGACAAGTGTCAGAGCCTGGTTGGAAAACCCAAGATATTTATCATTCAG GATGATATCAAGGAGAGCCATTGGAAAAGgtacctgctgactaaagagtgCCGTGCAAGGCAACCTCATCAGACTAAGTTTGCTTCTTTGGGAGGTGGAGAGCATATAAACCAgtggaaagaatggaaaaataaagcccTTCTAGTCCTATCCTGTCTCATCCCTTTCACATTGCCCCTTAAACCAAGATTGTTTCTCTGCTGCCAAATTGGTTTTAgggataaaagtattttttacaggtgtgatagctcatgcctgtaa